The following coding sequences are from one Nicotiana tomentosiformis chromosome 3, ASM39032v3, whole genome shotgun sequence window:
- the LOC104092387 gene encoding ABC transporter B family member 27-like isoform X2, producing the protein MNYHSGMHGHGLGGARTPLLDRTALGRKRNGAENGQLQDLEHGDSVPAPNVGFGRVLSLAKPEAGSLVIATIALLIASTSSILIPKFGGQIIDIVSGDIQTPEQKSEALNAVKNTILEIFLIVIVGSVCTALRAWLFSSASERVVARLRKNLLSHLVHQEIAFFDVTRTGELLSRLSEDTQIIKNAATTNLSEALRNLATAFIGLGFMFQTSWKLTLLSLAVVPVISVAVRRFGRYMRELSHKTQAAAAVASSIAEETFGAIRTVRSFAQEDYEISRYSEKVDETLKLGLGQAKVVGLFSGSLNAASTLSVIVVVIYGATLTIQGAMTPGALTSFILYSLTVGSSVSGLSGLYTVAMKAAGASRRVFQLLDRTSSMPESGNQCPLGCPTRNVRDQTPQEAWSGRKPSVKHLRIFGSIVYAHVPHQGRAKLDDQSVKHVFVGYDTSSKGYKLYNPSSGKMVVSRDVEFDEELAWNWEAREETSYDFLPYFGDEEEPKTVEPVQDTTPPPSPTNVASPSSQESSNEQSQRTMSIQELYEHT; encoded by the exons ATGAACTACCATTCAGGAATGCATGGCCACGGGCTTGGTGGTGCGCGAACTCCTCTCTTAGATAGAACTGCT TTAGGGAGAAAGAGAAACGGTGCTGAAAATGGTCAGCTACAAGACCTTGAGCATGGCGATTCTGTTCCG gcACCAAATGTTGGATTTGGCAGAGTCCTTTCACTT GCGAAGCCTGAAGCAGGAAGTTTGGTAATCGCGACAATTGCTTTGCTGATTGCGTCAACATCAAGCATTTTGATC CCAAAATTTGGTGGCcaaataattgatattgtttcagGTGATATCCAAACACCTGAACAGAAATCAGAAGCTTTAAATGCAGTCAAGAACACAATACTTGAAATCTTTCTGATTGTCATAGTCGG TTCTGTTTGCACAGCGCTTCGAGCATGGTTGTTCTCTTCTGCCAGTGAAAGGGTTGTAGCCCGGTTAAGAAAGAACCTGCTCAGTCACCTTGTTCACCAG GAGATAGCGTTCTTCGATGTTACTCGAACAGGGGAGCTTCTCAGTAGGCTATCTGAAGATACCCAGATCATAAAGAATGCTGCAACTACTAACCTTTCAGAGGCTTTGAGGAATCTTGCTACTGCATTTATTGGACTTGGGTTTATGTTTCAAACATCATGGAAATTAACAT TGTTGTCGCTAGCTGTTGTACCAGTCATATCAGTTGCAGTACGCAGATTTGGTCGCTACATGCGCGAACTTTCCCACAAAACTCAAGCTGCTGCAGCAGTAGCCTCGTCCATTGCTGAG GAAACTTTTGGCGCTATACGCACGGTGAGATCATTTGCACAGGAAGATTATGAGATTTCACGCTATTCAGAGAAAGTTGATGAGACCTTAAAGCTTGGGCTTGGACAGGCT AAAGTGGTTGGTCTTTTCTCTGGAAGCTTAAATGCAGCATCTACTCTATCAGTTATTGTAGTAGTAATATATGGAGCCACTCTAACTATCCAAGGCGCTATGACACCTGGAGCTCTTACATCCTTCATACTCTATAGCTTGACAG TTGGATCATCAGTATCTGGACTATCTGGATTATATACTGTAGCAATGAAAGCTGCTGGAGCCAGCAGGCGGGTATTTCAGCTCTTGGATCGTACGTCGTCCATGCCAGAATCGGGAAACCAATGTCCTTTGGG gtGTCCAACAAggaatgttagagatcaaaccccccaagaagcatggagtggaagaaaaccaagtgtcaagcacttgagaatctttgggagcatagtctatgctcatgtgccacatcaagggagagcgaagcttgacgatcaaagtgtcaagcatgtgtttgttggctatgatacgagttcaaaaggctacaagctatacaacccaagtagcggcaagatggtggtgagtcgtgatgttgaatttgatgaagaattggcatggaattgggaagctcgggaagaaacttcatatgattttcttccatactttggtgatgaagaagaaccaAAGACCGTGGAACCTGTGCAGGACACAACTCCACCTCCTTCTCCAACAAATGTTGCATCTCCCTCTTCTCAAGAAAGTTCAAATGAACAGTCGCAAAGGACAATGAgtattcaagagctctatgagCACACATAa